One Capsicum annuum cultivar UCD-10X-F1 chromosome 2, UCD10Xv1.1, whole genome shotgun sequence genomic window carries:
- the LOC107858145 gene encoding glutaredoxin-like, giving the protein MSQNSLPTSISSGSMSLSSTAAASNGSEPLSDAESIRMSIANSIGENAVLIVATLNCGKSNWLKFLMQRWGVIHYKFIEVEKVEATSMLVDLWIRPKELPAVYIGGKLFGGLDEVLASRFHGKIIAKLTEAGAF; this is encoded by the coding sequence ATGAGTCAAAATTCCCTTCCCACAAGCATCAGCAGCGGCAGTATGAGCTTATCATCTACTGCCGCTGCAAGCAACGGCTCTGAGCCGCTGTCTGATGCTGAGAGCATTAGAATGAGTATCGCAAACTCAATTGGTGAGAATGCGGTACTCATTGTAGCTACTCTCAACTGCGGCAAGTCCAACTGGTTGAAGTTTTTAATGCAAAGGTGGGGTGTCATACACTACAAGTTTATTGAGGTGGAAAAAGTGGAGGCAACTTCCATGTTGGTTGACCTATGGATTCGACCGAAAGAGTTGCCGGCTGTATATATTGGTGGGAAGCTATTTGGAGGGCTTGATGAAGTTCTTGCTAGTcgttttcatggtaaaattattGCCAAGCTTACAGAAGCTGGAGCCTTTTAG